Proteins from a single region of Haloterrigena alkaliphila:
- a CDS encoding TlpA family protein disulfide reductase codes for MKRRALIAGTAVLAAGAGCLNDDEPNDDDDAESDQSGPPFEVTTVDAPGSEAGTVSVPTDGQVQLINFIRTTCPTSRGMLSYVGEARDRLADAHDVGPDEEVLVMTVVNGSAGPQPSPSELTDFWIEQDGHWTVGIDEPGALFDHYDVTGTPTTVAVDDTGEVHWRDRGGTTAGNMVEGVERALEESDDDAGESTAGNESASASGNETEAVAAAANER; via the coding sequence ATGAAACGACGAGCGCTTATCGCGGGGACGGCGGTACTGGCGGCTGGTGCCGGCTGTCTCAACGACGACGAGCCGAACGACGACGATGACGCCGAGTCCGACCAGTCCGGACCGCCGTTCGAGGTCACCACCGTCGACGCGCCGGGCAGCGAGGCCGGGACCGTCAGCGTCCCGACCGACGGACAGGTGCAACTGATCAACTTCATTCGGACCACCTGTCCGACCAGCCGGGGGATGCTCTCGTACGTCGGCGAGGCTCGCGATCGGCTCGCGGACGCTCACGACGTCGGCCCCGACGAGGAGGTCCTCGTCATGACCGTCGTCAACGGGAGTGCGGGGCCACAGCCGTCGCCGAGCGAACTGACCGACTTCTGGATCGAACAGGACGGCCACTGGACCGTCGGCATCGACGAACCGGGCGCCCTGTTCGATCACTACGACGTCACCGGAACCCCCACGACGGTCGCCGTCGACGACACCGGCGAGGTTCACTGGCGCGACAGGGGCGGCACTACGGCGGGCAACATGGTCGAGGGCGTCGAACGGGCGCTCGAGGAATCCGACGATGACGCCGGCGAGTCGACGGCCGGAAACGAGTCTGCGTCGGCTTCGGGGAACGAGACCGAAGCCGTCGCCGCGGCAGCGAACGAGCGGTAA
- a CDS encoding DUF7345 domain-containing protein, translating into MNGRAGVALVVVAVLLVGTGPAVAITGAPGTERPQPSPLTLQQDQIDADEVRMDLALRSNGTAEWTLEFWIRLDDEESTTAFESLQADIRDEPENHTQSFADRMNETVATASEATGREMAADGFDASTERQSLAREYGVVRYTFRWHGFAAVDGDELRAGDALEGIFLDDGTRLLIEWPEGYERTSVAPDPDDERDRAVIWRGGETDFVSGEPRVVVTAAESGLSTAMFAGAAVVAIGLAAGAWWYRNRASTAERAADGDEDSGRDSGTGSDPDSVTDSGPVAASTTDESAATGGTDRPDMELLSNEEQVLRLVRDRGGRMKQQAVVEELEWTDAKTSKVVSGLREDGKLESFRLGRENVLSLPETDETGTNETGTNEAGTEAGSDGVE; encoded by the coding sequence ATGAACGGTCGCGCCGGCGTTGCGCTCGTGGTCGTCGCGGTACTCCTCGTCGGAACGGGACCGGCCGTCGCCATCACCGGTGCTCCGGGTACCGAACGGCCACAGCCGAGCCCGCTGACGCTCCAGCAGGATCAAATAGACGCCGACGAAGTCCGGATGGACCTCGCGCTCCGGTCCAACGGGACCGCGGAGTGGACCCTCGAGTTCTGGATCCGGCTCGACGACGAGGAGAGCACGACGGCGTTCGAGTCGCTGCAGGCTGACATCCGGGACGAGCCGGAAAACCACACGCAGTCGTTCGCCGACCGGATGAACGAGACGGTCGCGACGGCGAGCGAGGCGACGGGCCGGGAGATGGCCGCCGACGGGTTCGACGCGAGTACCGAGCGCCAGTCGCTCGCGCGGGAGTACGGCGTCGTCAGGTACACGTTCCGCTGGCACGGGTTCGCGGCCGTCGATGGCGACGAACTCCGCGCCGGCGACGCCCTCGAGGGAATCTTCCTCGACGACGGAACGCGGCTGCTGATCGAGTGGCCGGAGGGGTACGAGCGAACGTCCGTCGCGCCCGATCCGGACGACGAACGCGACCGCGCGGTGATCTGGCGGGGCGGCGAGACCGACTTCGTCTCCGGCGAGCCCCGAGTCGTCGTTACCGCCGCCGAAAGCGGACTCAGCACGGCGATGTTCGCCGGAGCCGCAGTCGTCGCGATCGGCCTCGCCGCCGGCGCGTGGTGGTACCGAAACCGCGCGTCGACGGCGGAGCGAGCGGCCGACGGTGACGAGGACTCGGGGCGCGATTCCGGTACGGGTTCCGACCCCGATTCCGTCACGGATTCCGGCCCCGTCGCAGCGTCGACGACCGACGAATCGGCGGCGACGGGCGGTACCGATCGGCCGGATATGGAACTCCTCAGCAACGAGGAACAGGTCCTCCGACTCGTCAGGGACCGCGGCGGCCGGATGAAACAGCAGGCAGTCGTCGAGGAACTCGAGTGGACCGACGCGAAGACCAGCAAGGTGGTCAGCGGACTCCGCGAGGACGGAAAACTCGAGTCGTTCCGACTCGGCCGCGAGAACGTGCTCTCGCTCCCCGAGACGGACGAGACTGGCACGAACGAGACTGGCACGAACGAGGCCGGAACGGAGGCCGGAAGTGACGGTGTCGAATGA
- a CDS encoding DUF91 domain-containing protein, translated as MIDDSIRVLAGDCTVIAESADREEYRGRVTTIVKPDNTVLVHDADGYQPVAWLTRADSVSSDRANDFTLVAKKDTQTLRIAAHDRDGFASYPTSAAGTPVGRCPDCGAALVRSSGVHCVGCGERYGVPADATIRDEQCDCDCGLPRMRVERGLAFNVCLDRACESLDAAVREAFDREWDCPEPDCDGDLRILRRGGLIAGCEHYPDCDTGFAVPAGVVDGECGCGLPTFETASGTRCLDATCQKGLARALEADSAADD; from the coding sequence ATGATCGACGATTCGATCCGCGTGCTCGCGGGCGACTGCACCGTCATCGCCGAGAGCGCCGACCGGGAGGAGTACCGCGGTCGGGTGACGACCATCGTCAAGCCCGACAACACCGTGCTGGTCCACGACGCCGACGGCTACCAGCCGGTCGCGTGGCTCACCCGCGCCGACAGCGTCTCGAGCGATCGTGCGAACGACTTCACGCTCGTCGCGAAGAAGGACACCCAGACGCTGCGGATCGCCGCCCACGACCGGGACGGGTTCGCCAGCTATCCCACCTCCGCCGCGGGGACGCCCGTCGGGCGGTGTCCCGACTGCGGCGCCGCCCTCGTGCGCTCGAGCGGCGTCCACTGCGTCGGCTGCGGAGAGCGCTACGGCGTGCCCGCCGACGCCACGATCCGCGACGAGCAGTGCGACTGCGACTGCGGCCTCCCCAGAATGCGCGTCGAGCGCGGTCTCGCCTTCAACGTCTGCCTCGACCGGGCCTGCGAGTCCCTCGACGCGGCGGTCCGCGAGGCCTTCGACCGCGAGTGGGACTGTCCCGAACCCGACTGCGACGGCGACCTCCGGATCCTCCGCCGGGGCGGCCTCATCGCCGGCTGCGAGCACTACCCCGACTGCGACACCGGCTTCGCCGTCCCCGCCGGCGTCGTCGACGGCGAGTGCGGCTGCGGCCTCCCCACGTTCGAGACCGCCAGCGGAACGCGCTGCCTCGACGCCACGTGCCAAAAAGGGCTAGCGAGGGCGCTCGAGGCCGACTCCGCGGCCGACGACTAA
- the endA gene encoding tRNA-intron lyase: MGLEGRFDEAAGVVRVGDDARQRYHDSRGYGYPLEGNEIALAPVEAAHLLFRGDLEAVVDDGGERLDFRTFVAREPGRKFGVRFLVYADLRSRGFYLSPAAEPWLADPPGGEADFAVFPRGKGPGDGEVEYALRVIGERTDIPADELADGVLAVVDEESDITYFDVSRREPSGTSEASLPDRCEADLLADRVVVWEPPLDLYESAFYGQPLEGREYERPTLQCSLLEAAYLAARGAIDLDPETVRERGRSVEGERFDRRLTVYTTLRERDVVPKTGYKFGADFRTYADVESVENLGHSELLVRVHPAGYVFEPRDLALDVRLAHGVRKTMVFALVGESGGVDWWSLERLTP; encoded by the coding sequence ATGGGACTCGAGGGGCGGTTCGACGAAGCGGCGGGCGTCGTTCGCGTGGGCGACGACGCGCGCCAGCGCTACCACGATTCGCGGGGCTACGGCTACCCGCTCGAGGGGAACGAGATCGCGCTCGCGCCGGTCGAGGCGGCCCACCTGCTCTTCCGCGGGGACCTCGAGGCGGTCGTCGACGACGGGGGCGAGCGGCTCGATTTCCGGACGTTCGTGGCCCGCGAGCCGGGCCGAAAGTTCGGCGTGCGGTTTCTCGTCTACGCCGACCTGCGGTCGCGGGGGTTCTACCTGTCGCCGGCCGCGGAGCCGTGGCTGGCCGATCCGCCCGGCGGCGAGGCCGATTTCGCGGTCTTCCCGCGCGGGAAGGGACCGGGCGACGGCGAGGTCGAGTACGCGCTGCGAGTGATCGGCGAGCGGACCGATATCCCCGCCGACGAACTCGCCGACGGCGTTCTGGCGGTGGTCGACGAGGAGAGCGATATCACGTACTTCGACGTCTCTCGGCGGGAGCCGTCGGGGACCTCAGAGGCCTCGCTGCCCGACCGCTGCGAGGCCGATCTGTTGGCCGACCGGGTCGTCGTCTGGGAGCCCCCGCTGGACCTCTACGAGTCGGCCTTCTACGGCCAGCCGCTCGAGGGGCGGGAGTACGAGCGGCCGACGCTCCAGTGTTCGCTGCTCGAGGCGGCCTACCTGGCAGCGCGCGGGGCGATCGACCTCGATCCGGAGACGGTTCGCGAGCGGGGCCGGTCGGTCGAGGGCGAACGGTTCGACCGCCGGCTGACGGTCTACACCACCCTGCGCGAGCGCGACGTCGTCCCCAAGACGGGGTACAAGTTCGGCGCCGACTTCCGGACCTACGCCGACGTCGAGTCCGTCGAGAACCTCGGCCACTCCGAACTGCTGGTCCGGGTACATCCGGCCGGCTACGTCTTCGAGCCGCGAGACCTCGCGCTCGACGTGCGGCTGGCCCACGGCGTCCGCAAGACGATGGTGTTCGCGCTGGTCGGCGAGTCCGGCGGCGTCGACTGGTGGTCGCTCGAGCGATTGACGCCCTGA
- a CDS encoding cell division protein FtsZ, translating into MQLEVIGVGGAGCRIADAIRAAEPADHAFLTDVFAFDTDESDLKRTVVPESHRHRYGQGTGLDAADDLERRFELGESHAGELLEAVERESSTAADARLVAVGLGGVTGGGVAPALVAALQRRDDAPVYVLATLPADREFDPDADAGDTGPHSGATASPTAASSGPPRPNAAANAVATLERLDGLASAIVCFDNEAWLRPGETITDARDRCNRELARRVTAVFAGGGESDGPVAQNVIDASDVERIVGNESAIVALGYGDQTVETSGSRFGLGLIPSEPDVETSEAVSAVETVVRKGIRGKLSLECEPESADRGLLIVGGPPAWLNRRAIAEGRGVLQSTVGGNGVLGGDAPRPDGETVFAAVVLAGVESDRLEELRAAADRTA; encoded by the coding sequence ATGCAACTCGAGGTGATCGGCGTCGGCGGCGCGGGCTGTCGGATCGCCGACGCGATCCGGGCCGCGGAGCCGGCCGACCACGCGTTTCTCACGGACGTCTTCGCGTTCGACACCGACGAGTCGGACCTGAAACGGACGGTCGTTCCCGAGTCACACCGCCACCGGTACGGCCAGGGGACCGGCCTCGACGCCGCGGACGACCTCGAGCGCCGGTTCGAACTCGGCGAGAGTCACGCCGGCGAACTCCTCGAGGCAGTCGAGCGCGAATCGTCGACGGCGGCCGACGCCCGCCTCGTCGCGGTGGGCCTCGGGGGCGTGACCGGCGGCGGCGTGGCCCCCGCGCTCGTCGCCGCATTGCAACGGCGGGACGACGCTCCGGTCTACGTCCTCGCGACGCTGCCGGCCGACCGGGAGTTCGATCCCGACGCCGACGCGGGGGACACCGGTCCACACTCGGGGGCGACCGCGAGTCCGACCGCCGCGTCCAGCGGGCCGCCGCGACCGAACGCGGCGGCGAACGCGGTCGCCACGCTCGAGCGACTCGACGGACTGGCGAGCGCGATCGTCTGTTTCGACAACGAGGCGTGGCTCCGGCCGGGCGAGACGATCACCGACGCACGCGATCGGTGCAATCGGGAACTGGCGCGGCGCGTGACGGCCGTCTTCGCCGGCGGCGGAGAATCGGACGGCCCCGTGGCCCAGAACGTGATCGACGCGAGCGACGTCGAGCGAATCGTCGGCAACGAGTCGGCGATCGTCGCATTGGGCTACGGCGACCAGACGGTCGAAACGAGCGGTTCCCGATTTGGCCTCGGACTCATCCCCTCGGAGCCGGACGTCGAGACGAGCGAAGCGGTCAGCGCCGTCGAGACCGTCGTTCGGAAGGGGATTCGCGGCAAGCTCTCCCTCGAGTGCGAGCCCGAGTCGGCCGACCGCGGGCTGTTGATCGTCGGCGGGCCGCCGGCGTGGCTCAACCGGCGGGCGATCGCCGAGGGCCGGGGAGTGCTCCAGTCGACCGTCGGCGGCAACGGCGTACTCGGCGGCGACGCGCCGCGTCCCGACGGCGAGACGGTATTCGCCGCGGTCGTGCTCGCCGGGGTCGAATCGGACCGACTCGAGGAACTGCGTGCCGCCGCCGATCGGACCGCGTGA
- a CDS encoding ornithine cyclodeaminase family protein, whose protein sequence is MVDFPILTDGDVYSRFDYETVVDAMRDAFAERAAGTLEAPPRWRVDAGAGDLVFTAGAATGPTNAAGFRVYGTHPGAADGQTELVTVFDATAGGLEGLLVGHAIGGLRTGGIGGVAIDCLAREDSETLGILGSGFQARAQVGAACAARDFAAVLVYSPTPESRESFVKTADEDVEPPVRAVDDPEPVVRGADALVCATNSTDPVFDPDWLEAGTHITTIGPRFRDAHELPLAVVDRADAIATDSIPQVDAYDREYLVSGDDYERMVELADVLDDPQLGRTDETDVTLFCSVGLAGTEVVLGKRFLEQFA, encoded by the coding sequence ATGGTCGATTTCCCGATTCTCACCGACGGCGACGTTTACTCGCGGTTCGACTACGAGACGGTCGTCGACGCCATGCGCGACGCGTTCGCCGAACGGGCCGCCGGAACGCTCGAGGCGCCCCCGCGCTGGCGGGTCGACGCCGGCGCGGGCGACCTCGTCTTCACCGCCGGCGCCGCGACGGGGCCGACGAACGCCGCCGGGTTCCGGGTCTACGGGACCCATCCGGGCGCTGCCGACGGTCAGACGGAACTGGTGACGGTCTTCGACGCGACCGCCGGCGGCCTCGAGGGCCTGCTCGTCGGCCACGCGATCGGCGGCCTCCGGACGGGGGGCATCGGCGGGGTCGCGATCGATTGCCTCGCGCGCGAGGACAGCGAGACCCTCGGAATTCTGGGATCGGGGTTTCAGGCGCGTGCGCAGGTCGGCGCGGCCTGTGCGGCCCGCGACTTCGCGGCGGTGCTGGTCTACAGTCCGACCCCGGAAAGCCGCGAATCGTTCGTCAAAACCGCCGACGAGGACGTCGAACCGCCGGTCCGCGCGGTCGACGATCCGGAACCGGTCGTCCGCGGAGCCGACGCGCTCGTCTGTGCGACGAACAGCACCGACCCCGTGTTCGACCCCGACTGGCTCGAGGCCGGGACCCACATCACGACCATCGGGCCGCGATTCCGGGACGCTCACGAACTCCCCCTCGCGGTCGTCGACCGCGCCGACGCCATCGCGACCGACTCGATCCCGCAGGTCGACGCCTACGACCGCGAGTATCTCGTTTCCGGCGACGACTACGAACGAATGGTCGAACTGGCGGACGTGCTCGACGATCCGCAACTGGGTCGGACGGACGAAACCGACGTCACGCTGTTTTGCTCCGTCGGACTCGCGGGGACGGAAGTCGTGCTCGGGAAACGGTTCCTCGAGCAATTCGCGTAA
- a CDS encoding methylated-DNA--[protein]-cysteine S-methyltransferase gives MQVPVFGRDREIDASRIDADPATIREQVREYEDGVRTEFDLEIDYPDDFTGAVMRAMARIPPGETRTYGDLAAELETAPVAVGQACGRNPIPVIVPCHRVVGRDSLTGYMGGLDLKRQLLEHEGAAIPGDPEA, from the coding sequence ATGCAAGTTCCGGTATTCGGCCGCGACCGCGAGATCGACGCCTCGAGGATCGACGCGGACCCCGCAACGATCCGCGAGCAGGTTCGGGAGTACGAGGACGGAGTCCGAACGGAATTCGACCTCGAGATCGACTATCCGGACGACTTCACGGGCGCCGTCATGCGAGCGATGGCGCGAATTCCGCCGGGTGAGACGCGAACCTACGGTGATCTCGCGGCCGAACTCGAGACGGCCCCCGTCGCGGTCGGGCAAGCCTGTGGCCGCAATCCGATCCCCGTCATCGTTCCCTGCCATCGGGTCGTCGGGCGCGATTCGCTCACCGGCTACATGGGCGGGCTGGACCTGAAACGGCAGTTGCTCGAGCACGAGGGCGCGGCGATTCCGGGCGACCCCGAGGCGTAG
- a CDS encoding ArsR family transcriptional regulator, producing MRPETPVAVPSHGTHRATDAEFDTWRALQKATDKKRADLLADIVGHPTGMPSVEELDYMNPPLSDDAIRRHLNTLTEVGVVREREFEPGERLRDYPYKFYEITDAARDLFDRNGLFPEEAWQRQYRAVEKTARIREIESMPRPDA from the coding sequence ATGAGGCCGGAGACACCGGTAGCTGTCCCATCCCATGGGACTCACCGCGCCACCGACGCTGAGTTCGATACGTGGCGAGCACTCCAGAAGGCGACTGACAAGAAACGGGCAGACCTCCTCGCTGATATCGTCGGGCATCCGACGGGGATGCCGAGCGTCGAGGAGTTGGACTACATGAATCCGCCCCTCAGTGACGACGCCATCCGTCGGCACCTCAATACGCTGACCGAGGTCGGCGTCGTCCGAGAGCGCGAATTCGAACCCGGCGAGCGGCTTCGGGACTACCCCTACAAATTCTACGAGATCACCGACGCGGCCCGTGACCTGTTCGATCGCAACGGCCTGTTCCCGGAGGAGGCGTGGCAACGCCAGTACCGGGCCGTCGAGAAGACAGCCCGAATTCGAGAGATCGAATCGATGCCACGTCCCGACGCCTGA
- a CDS encoding tryptophan--tRNA ligase, with protein MTGDDPLEESESGEPLTDGGDETAAPQSELRSDGGAAGADDVALDPWGSSSVSDYRKLFEEFGIEEFDEVLEEVPNPHYLMRRGVIFGHRDYRPVARALQNDEPAAVLSGFMPTGDPHIGHKLVFDEIIWHQQQGADAYALIADLEANSARGMSWDEIDEHARDYLLSLLALGFDLEEGELYRQSANRELQDLAFELGAEANFSEFQAIYGFDGETDVSHMQSVVTQMADILYPQLEEPKPTVIPVGPDQDPHVRLARDLAERMRFFKVSEAYASFELEDEERALVADFYDRLDPAEFDDDTLRCVHVAEALEETPLSELEVGADTLSSVLTKLQEAGMEPIRPRTRFFDRRATDEAFDALIEAVEGEKRVYENHVDAFELDRAAAEELAREIEVDNGGYGFQPPSSIYHRFMTGLTGGKMSSSIPASHISLLDDPEDGYDKVKAASTGGRETAEEHREKGGKADECPVYELYAYLLAGDDDEFAKRVYDECTGGERLCGDCKEQAAQLMREFLEDHQEKREEVAELLEAADIELESPRRR; from the coding sequence ATGACCGGAGACGACCCGCTCGAGGAGTCCGAGTCAGGGGAACCGTTGACCGATGGAGGTGACGAAACCGCAGCGCCACAGTCGGAACTCCGTTCCGACGGCGGTGCTGCCGGTGCCGACGACGTCGCGCTGGATCCCTGGGGCTCCTCGAGCGTCTCCGACTACCGCAAACTCTTCGAGGAGTTCGGCATCGAGGAGTTCGACGAGGTGCTCGAGGAGGTACCCAACCCCCACTACCTGATGCGCCGGGGCGTCATCTTCGGCCACCGGGACTACCGGCCGGTCGCTCGAGCGCTCCAGAACGACGAGCCCGCGGCCGTCCTCTCGGGGTTCATGCCCACCGGCGACCCCCACATCGGCCACAAGCTGGTCTTCGACGAGATCATCTGGCACCAGCAGCAGGGGGCGGACGCCTACGCGCTGATCGCCGACCTCGAGGCCAACTCGGCCCGCGGGATGAGTTGGGACGAGATCGACGAACACGCCCGGGACTACCTGCTCTCGCTGCTCGCGCTCGGCTTCGACCTCGAAGAGGGCGAGCTCTACCGTCAGTCGGCGAACCGCGAACTGCAGGATCTGGCGTTCGAACTCGGCGCGGAGGCGAACTTCTCGGAGTTTCAGGCGATCTACGGCTTCGACGGCGAGACCGACGTCTCCCACATGCAGTCGGTCGTCACCCAGATGGCCGACATACTCTACCCGCAACTCGAGGAGCCAAAGCCCACCGTGATCCCCGTCGGCCCCGATCAGGACCCCCACGTCCGGCTGGCCCGGGATCTGGCCGAACGGATGCGATTTTTCAAGGTGAGCGAAGCGTACGCCAGTTTCGAACTCGAGGACGAGGAACGAGCGCTCGTGGCCGACTTCTACGACCGGCTCGACCCCGCCGAGTTCGACGACGACACCCTGCGCTGCGTCCACGTCGCCGAGGCGCTCGAGGAGACGCCGCTCTCGGAACTCGAGGTCGGCGCCGATACGCTGAGCTCCGTGCTGACGAAACTTCAGGAGGCCGGCATGGAACCGATCCGGCCCCGCACCCGCTTTTTCGACCGGCGCGCGACCGACGAGGCCTTCGACGCCCTGATCGAGGCCGTCGAGGGCGAGAAGCGGGTCTACGAGAATCACGTCGACGCCTTCGAACTGGACCGCGCCGCGGCCGAGGAACTCGCCCGCGAGATCGAGGTCGACAACGGCGGCTACGGGTTCCAGCCGCCGTCGTCGATCTACCACCGGTTCATGACCGGGTTGACGGGCGGGAAGATGTCCTCCTCGATCCCCGCCAGCCACATCTCGCTGCTGGACGACCCCGAAGACGGCTACGACAAGGTGAAGGCAGCCTCGACCGGCGGCCGCGAGACTGCGGAGGAACACCGCGAGAAAGGCGGGAAAGCCGACGAGTGTCCCGTCTACGAACTCTACGCCTACCTGCTGGCCGGCGACGACGACGAGTTCGCCAAGCGCGTCTACGACGAGTGTACCGGCGGGGAGCGGCTCTGTGGCGACTGCAAGGAGCAGGCCGCCCAGCTCATGCGGGAGTTCCTCGAGGACCACCAGGAGAAACGCGAGGAGGTCGCGGAGTTACTCGAGGCAGCCGACATCGAACTCGAGTCGCCGCGACGTCGCTAG